In Halichondria panicea chromosome 5, odHalPani1.1, whole genome shotgun sequence, the genomic stretch ccaggtaagcagacccagtcacaagcttcttagcttttgctcgtttttatttgacaacgaaggtttaacatgaaattctgccactattaaaattaataacttgttgtatgaaggctatccatgctgtaaacgcagtgccatggcatgcaggtgagtagactcacacattacaaacaaacaaacaaacagaccaacggactactatacccgtggccgcccacgcgcgcctcgggtaataagcATTACGTCATATGTAATctacacaatcatgtatatagttactgGGAAGTatgcacaatcatgcatgtatagaacTGGCTAGCTACAGGTGCATGTTGTAGGTGGTAGTGTCATTTACAGTAGTTCATATGGATTCAGAGTACAGTGTTAAACTTAGTGTTAAATGTGTTAGTGCCAAGTGCAATGTGCAGAATAATAACAAAACGTACTATTTTCAGTTTGAATTTTTAGCGAACGTACATCTCCATTATCTCAATGGGTGTATCTTCATCTGGAAAACCTTGATCGAAACAAATCCTCATCTCGATATCGTCTGTAGTTGGTTGAGGgagttgcttgcagaaccaCGGTGGATTGTTGAACTCACAGCAAGTACTGTTATCCGCGCAACCCTGACCGTCCCAGAGTGGATCGTTAGCGAAAAATCGTCCCCTATCGCCAGCCCCAGCGCCAGTCTCACAGAAATAATCTTGTCCGATGAAGGGTGGTACGGTTCCTAGGAAAGCATCGTTTGGACGTGTACAAGGACATCGGCTGGATTGGGTGTTAATGTTAGAGACAAACTCATCAATGGCGCACGCAAATGTCCAGATGTGTTGCCGTGGTGATTGTCCGTGTGTGAGACTGATTCCGTCAACGTAATCTCTGTCGATTGTCAGCGATGTTCTTCTTCGATGAAAAGGTGCAAAAGCATCCGGTCGACCATTTTGATACGATATGATTCGACCACACACATGCGAGTATTCCACTCCGTAAGTTTGAATTGGAAAAGACGTACAACCAGTTCTGAGTTCTCCTGTTCTACCACAAGTACGCAGTGGTGGCTCTGTCCTTATTGTAAGGTTGAATCCGTCTGGGCAGTTTTGGTTGGGATCGGTCATGTCGAGGTTGGCTACCCTCATCCATCCTCCTGcagtgttgcagctacagcttgttCCATTCATGTCACAGTAGACCTGAACAAGAGAGCTAGTGGTGTTTCGAATCCAGTATTCTCCAGATGATCGGTCTTGAGGGATGTCACTACAAGAGCTAGCTGGGTTGTTGATTGTTCCAAGATAGAATGGCTCAAGTTCTTCAAGAATAGAATTTATGTTCTGAACATCTCTGAAAAGTATTTGTGAATTTTGTTGATCAGAAATGTTGTTTAGTATTATTGTGATTGATGTTATTTCTTGATTAACATTCCTTAACTCTATGCTCGTGTGTACCAGTGCTGCCACAGCTAATGTAAGAGATAGTAGAGCAAATACAATAGCTAGGATGGATACAACTCTGTGGTGTTTTAGTTGAGTCGTCATTTGAGATGTGTTTGTTGTATGCTCATCTTTTCTCGTAGTTGTATTTGGCACTATGTATACATATTCGTCCGTTTCTTGTGTTTGACTGTCTTTCCGAATTTTATTGGCATTTTCCACAATGTTATAGGCTGGATTTTTTTTACAACTTCTTTGTGTTTCAGTAGATGTCTCCACAATGTTGTAGGCAATGTTCTGATCTGTAAGTGTTGCATATTTCTCATTATCGATGATGTTATAGGCAATATTCTCTTCCATTTGATGAGGGGAACCTTGCATTCCATGTTGTGTGACGTTCTTAGTAGTAGGAACAACATTGTAGGCTACATTAGACTCCATAATTGGAATTGTTAGCTGCTGCAAACTCTTTGGTTGTTGACAGCAGTTAGGACGTTTTTTTAACTTTCCTTCGTGACTTGTTGTACGATAGACTGAcatgcacctatatatatactgcacaCAGTGCCACATATACCTacagtgtgagtgggtgtagagCATGCACACATCATTATAGTGGACTTTTCCTTCCTGCTAACAGGATATGGGGGACACAAATATATGGCATCTTATAGTTGTTGTGTGTAATTTAATTAGGCCAGTATTTTAACCTtgcctccatgcatgcatgtacttacacTAGTACTGcaacctacataattataataatagatgTATAATTAGAAATCTctgcttacatgtataatagcaTTCAAATCGTAGTTTACCTTTCCTTCCTGCTAACAGGATgcagggacacacacatacatttaTACAGACAGTGCACTCTCGCTAATCCTGTTCTCTCAAGTACGGTCACCTCAATATAACAGTCGTTTTGTTTCGTTTGGCACGTATTgctacatacattgtacatgtacatgtagcttgatctttgctgcacaaaactcgccctgaaatacGGTCACTCGCTATTCTATACCGGCCAGTTCTGGCTACCCCAAACTAGTTTTAATGTACGTTTGTTATGACCAgttatgacgttttgggtgtggtttggcaaaaTCATTAACTTCAAGGTATAGGACCACTgtttagccgcggctattttctgaaatacagctACCTTCGCTATTCTGGCCCAAGGGTgactggattaacgagagtctactgtacataatcatgTATGCCCaggagtagataagagtaagagtgttgaactgctgtagtaaTGTGGAACCTTGACATGCGTCATCACTGTCAGCACTATTCAATTAATGAGTGCTGTTAAgtacactgtggtctgtggtttgttacactgtggtctgtggtttgtagcactgAACTGTGCAATCACAACATGTGCAGTTTCTGGGAAGTGTTGATAACATAACAATTAGTACTGattagcctctacacaggctctcctttttcttctttatcacaatcattcaataagataaaatactgtattaattggagaaataaagaaagaaatagacgtagagttagggcctgtatcgggaagtcgcgtgagggtagaagggtggtagaagggtgaaaatgagcgtgggcatgctgagctagaaatgttggactgcccacgcagagatctatgactaataaaactttgcctgcagcaagctggacatggacttggaactggaagtttgcaagcactatagctagctataccttaggcttagctagatgatctactagtctagattgtgtgttcagattctatcagactattactttttcttgtgtctttctacacagtatagatcaagaatagcttagtcatcattatcatatagcaggtagctactgccaccagagctagCCACGctgttctctgatctgacttgtagcacagcttggtggttatgcgtgggagaataccttacgtcacgattgtgggctacatatcgcccacgttcataaaaatccttgtggatcacgtgatttcccaaaccaggccttactttttcttaactgtacgcccatttttttctttgctgcctcactatgtctttcttatgattttaatggatgaacagtgacagcagcaagaaaaagtaaggcctgggaacgaggctaagtactgattactatcaagtgatgacACAAGAGCAGGAAATTGCTATtactagcagttcaacactcttactcttatctactctggCTATTACAACTTTTAGTTGTTGGAAGCAGAATTAGGCTGCCTcgcttactcttatctactcttggtatgCCTTATAGGCTATTATTAATGAATTAAGTTAACTTTAATGACTGTACAGAATATATTGTGTATTTAATGCGTTAATTCTAGAAAGGATTCAATATGTCTTTTTagcataatttatgtacatcTCTATTATCTCAATGGGTGTCTCTTCATTATAAATGTCTTGATCAGCACAAAGCCTCAACTCGATATCGTCTGTAGTTGGTTGAGGGAGTTGCTtgcacactggtcggtggtagTGGTCGGTACTAGATATAGTACTAGTACTTTGTCTCTAGACTAAGAATAATCACCTCTGAGCTAGGCCTACAATAGTTGACTACATTTTAAGCTGTAAAAGAAGCACATTTATTTTGTGAGATTGTTCTTAGGCCCAGTTTACTACATGTTAAGCTGTAAAAAGGAACATTTGTGTGTTTGAATTGTGATTGAGGATTGTAAATAGCCAACACTCTGAAAATGATGGGCACATCACTGCTAGCTTAAATGTAGGGGTTACCGTATTAtaatatagcaggtaattttgcATGGTGCAGTTTTCGTATAAACtatatattacatgtatttatgcctcgaggcgtagccgcacgagggatacggtaaagctgactgtgtgtgtgtctgtctgtctgtgtgtgtgtgtattccagctataactgctcaacggttgcaatgcgacgaaaactaacagcttctataggcttctagccacgttctcttggattttgattcgtggattagcaaactaaagcttctttctcgagttatggctagtttgactcacattgaaggctgttgcagtctcttcagaatctttcatagcatcatctgtccgcacaaactttctattcaacatatgagttagccttgcactaaagcgctagctttttgttagctacaatactcagaaaatatctgttaaaacagctagctagctagcagtacagtagccatttgtgaaattgatctctttggacacaccctttaattattcctgtggatgtaatgcgcatgcgcgctcattcccacgtgtgatatccaagatccagatccagattctcctggcagaatcatttttgtcttgagggcctggtaaaccacaaaacactaccatataacaatatagataacaatatgcatgtacacaggtcttttcttcttagatattatatacactgaactacagatcctggaagaatcaattttcttctttcttgaggtcctggtaagccacataatacaataaataacaacaatagatgcatgtaaataagtattttcttctcagtgactttatatagataagctaactttaatataaaattcattatagataacactctaatacttttgagcgaaagcaaaaacatggcgagaggcattagcacagcgccagcttgaacactagttagtTCAGTTTCCATGCACTGTTTGCTTGAGTAGTAGAATGTtgaatgatgtcatacatgtagtaattaCTACTTGAGTAGTTAATACGAGCATGCAGTTACATTGTAAATATTTCATATTTTATAAATTTTAGAATggttacatacatgcatgtagggcCAATTGCGCATTAATATTTCACCGTAATTGCGGTATTTGTAAATCTcctttacatgcatgcatgcacgtaggTGGTTCAGTAGcgctttgtacatgtacagacataattatacatacagacTCGGTGTATACAAATTCTCGTAttactacatacatgtacgaatATACCAAATTAGCAGAAAACGTTGCgatctggcaaggatcgtgatgTCACCATACAAGtgtcatatatacatgtgcacgtATAGTACGTCTTTgctacatatgtacatgtatctagtcAATAGCGAAATACAGCGTATCTTTTTACGGGACGCAATTTAGATCATGGCCGTTCATAGATCCCGGCCATATGGCACTTTTTTATCGGCTGACTAATTACACTGTACGTTAGGTACTTTAGGTAAATAGCTGTGAGCTGGCTAAGGCTATGGCTATATAGAGTCActttcaatttgttttatTGTCTTTTTATTGTCAAAGCTTTTCCTCGCATTGAGCGATTCATCAggacaaaaaataataaaaacAAATAGTGACTTTTATAGACAAAAGTGATATCCAGACGTCAAACCAGACGTTATACAGGTATTTTACTATAGGGCTACCTAGTCAACGTCAATGCGAGGAAAAGCTTTGACAATAAAAAGACAataaaacaaattgaaagTGACTCTATATAGCCATAGCCTTAGCCAGCTCACAGCTATTTACCTAAAGTACTAAAACACTGTACggagtacattgtacagtacagagctagctagctacatgcagaCGTGTTTTAgtggcagcatgcatgcatgtcattttAGTTCATAGTCTTGGAAAACGGATTCTGAGTTTAGTGTTGGCGCAGTTTCCTGCATGAGTGCAAGTGCATACATTCCAgcagtgtaataattatatacaatatgTATACTTATGTAGTATGTTTTCAATTCTAAAGTTTTATCGTACGTACATCTCTATTATCTCAATGGGCGTGTCTTCATCTATAAGAGCTTGATCAGCACAAATCCTCATCTCGATATCATCTGTAGTTGGTTGAGGgagttgcttgcagaaccaCGGTGGATTGTTGAACTCACAGCAAGTACTGTTACCCCCGCATCCCTGACCGTCCCAGACTGGATCATCAGAGTAAAAGATAAATCTACGTTCTTGTCGACTTCCAGTTTCACAGAAGTAGTCTTGATCGATGAAGGGAGGTACAACTCCAGTGTAGGTCAGGTCAGGTCTTGTGCAAGGACACACACCAGAATCGGATCGAGTTTCCTGGACTGCATTAGCAAATGTCCAGATGTGCTGACGAGGCGACTGACCATGGGTTAGGCTCACACCATCAACGTAACCATCATCAATAGATAAAGCTCTATTATCAAAATATGGATCGAAAGCATCCGAAGTGCTACTTTGATATGCAATGATTCGACCACAAACTTTCGAATACTCCACCCCATAAGTTGAATAGGTAGTGGAAGTACATCCTGGTTCTTCTACTCGGCCACAAGTACGCAATGGTGGTTCTTCCCTGGTTACCAGTCTCAATCCCTCTGGGCAGTTTTGGTTGGGATTGGTCATGTCAAGGTTGGCTACCCTCATCCATCCTCCTGCAGTattgcagctacagcttgttCGATTCATGTCACAGTAGACCTGAACAGGAGCGCTAGTACTGTCAGTCGCGATCCAGTATTCTCCAGATGGTCGGTCTTGAGGAATGTCACTGCAAGAGCTTGCTGGGTTGTTGATTGTTCCAAGATAGAATGGCTCAAGTTCTTCAAGAATAGAATTTATGTTCTGATCAGAAATGTTGTTTAGTATTATTGTGATTGATGGTATTTCTTGATTAACATTCCTTAACTCTATGCTCGTGTGTACCAGTGCTGCCACAGCTAATGTAAG encodes the following:
- the LOC135336492 gene encoding uncharacterized protein LOC135336492, which encodes MLYTHSHCRYMWHCVQYIYRCMSVYRTTSHEGKLKKRPNCCQQPKSLQQLTIPIMESNVAYNVVPTTKNVTQHGMQGSPHQMEENIAYNIIDNEKYATLTDQNIAYNIVETSTETQRSCKKNPAYNIVENANKIRKDSQTQETDEYVYIVPNTTTRKDEHTTNTSQMTTQLKHHRVVSILAIVFALLSLTLAVAALVHTSIELRNVNQEITSITIILNNISDQQNSQILFRDVQNINSILEELEPFYLGTINNPASSCSDIPQDRSSGEYWIRNTTSSLVQVYCDMNGTSCSCNTAGGWMRVANLDMTDPNQNCPDGFNLTIRTEPPLRTCGRTGELRTGCTSFPIQTYGVEYSHVCGRIISYQNGRPDAFAPFHRRRTSLTIDRDYVDGISLTHGQSPRQHIWTFACAIDEFVSNINTQSSRCPCTRPNDAFLGTVPPFIGQDYFCETGAGAGDRGRFFANDPLWDGQGCADNSTCCEFNNPPWFCKQLPQPTTDDIEMRICFDQGFPDEDTPIEIMEMYVR
- the LOC135336501 gene encoding uncharacterized protein LOC135336501: MWHCVQYIYRCMSVYRTTSHEGKLKKCPNCCQQPKSLQQLTIPIMEPNVAYNVVPTTKNVTQHGTQGSPHQMEENIAYNIIDNEKYATLTDQNIAYNIVETSTETQRSCKKNPAYNIVENANKIRKDSQTQETDEYVYIVPNTTTRKDEHTTNESQMRTQLKHHRVVSILAIVFTLLSLTLAVAALVHTSIELRNVNQEIPSITIILNNISDQNINSILEELEPFYLGTINNPASSCSDIPQDRPSGEYWIATDSTSAPVQVYCDMNRTSCSCNTAGGWMRVANLDMTNPNQNCPEGLRLVTREEPPLRTCGRVEEPGCTSTTYSTYGVEYSKVCGRIIAYQSSTSDAFDPYFDNRALSIDDGYVDGVSLTHGQSPRQHIWTFANAVQETRSDSGVCPCTRPDLTYTGVVPPFIDQDYFCETGSRQERRFIFYSDDPVWDGQGCGGNSTCCEFNNPPWFCKQLPQPTTDDIEMRICADQALIDEDTPIEIIEMYVR